From a single Pseudomonas serboccidentalis genomic region:
- a CDS encoding PIG-L deacetylase family protein gives MKPLSLSDNPLPAQIWNSAPQLDNIPVINTHSLVPAGARAVVVAPHPGDEVVTCGGLLQLLSSLGHPLQLLSITDGSASHPGSRQWSEKRLSVFRPQESVEALRRLGLPMHSLKWVRGGFTDNALLDREADLTDFIARYLRPGDVVFSTWRNDRNDDHETVGRASAKAAAQVGATFHDVPVWAWHWPERDQGLIPWERARKLRLDTWTVARKSHATHAYASQLKGEPAIGIAPMLPPVILERMRLPYEIVFI, from the coding sequence ATGAAACCGTTATCCCTCAGCGACAACCCATTGCCGGCGCAAATCTGGAACAGCGCCCCGCAACTGGACAACATCCCCGTCATCAATACCCACAGTCTGGTACCCGCCGGTGCCCGAGCGGTGGTGGTCGCGCCACATCCGGGCGATGAAGTGGTGACCTGCGGCGGTCTCCTGCAATTGCTCTCCAGCCTCGGCCATCCCCTGCAATTGCTCTCGATCACTGACGGCAGCGCCAGCCATCCCGGCTCGCGGCAATGGTCGGAAAAGCGCCTGAGCGTGTTTCGCCCGCAGGAAAGCGTCGAGGCCCTGCGCCGTCTCGGCCTGCCGATGCACAGTCTGAAATGGGTGCGCGGCGGGTTCACCGACAATGCGCTGCTCGACCGCGAGGCCGACCTGACCGACTTCATCGCTCGCTACCTGCGCCCCGGTGACGTGGTGTTCAGCACTTGGCGCAATGATCGCAATGACGACCACGAAACGGTCGGACGCGCGAGTGCCAAAGCGGCGGCGCAAGTCGGCGCCACTTTCCATGACGTGCCGGTCTGGGCCTGGCACTGGCCCGAGCGCGACCAAGGCCTGATCCCCTGGGAACGCGCGCGCAAGCTGCGGCTCGATACCTGGACCGTAGCGCGCAAGAGCCACGCCACCCATGCCTACGCCAGTCAGCTCAAGGGCGAACCGGCCATCGGCATTGCACCGATGCTGCCGCCGGTCATCCTCGAACGCATGCGACTGCCGTACGAGATCGTCTTCATCTGA
- a CDS encoding protease inhibitor I42 family protein — protein MSPTRLFVPLALSLLAACATQPKQNVTVEKQSECPVRLTNGQNLIVMLPSNPTTGYRWAIQDSAGGVLRALSPEVYSNPEDAGVVGAAGISTWRFQAFAHGTGRLRLTSQQPWAPEVLPVETFDCAITVN, from the coding sequence ATGTCCCCCACTCGCCTGTTTGTCCCCCTCGCCCTCTCTCTACTGGCCGCCTGCGCCACGCAGCCAAAACAGAACGTGACCGTGGAAAAACAGAGCGAATGCCCCGTGCGTCTCACCAATGGGCAAAACCTGATCGTGATGCTGCCGAGCAACCCCACCACCGGTTACCGCTGGGCCATTCAGGATTCGGCCGGCGGCGTGCTGCGCGCGCTCAGCCCCGAGGTTTATAGCAATCCTGAAGACGCCGGAGTGGTCGGTGCGGCCGGCATTTCGACCTGGCGTTTCCAGGCCTTCGCTCACGGCACCGGGCGTTTGCGTTTGACCTCGCAACAGCCGTGGGCGCCGGAAGTGCTACCGGTGGAAACCTTTGACTGCGCGATTACGGTGAACTGA
- a CDS encoding multicopper oxidase family protein, which produces MSFTRRQILGGLAGLVVVGVGAGGASRYWLGKVAEAEAGHDYELIAAPLDVELVPGHKTEAWAFGPSAPGTELRVRQGEWLRVRFINHLPVATTIHWHGIRLPLEMDGVPYVSQLPVLPGEYFDYKFRVPDAGSYWYHPHVSSSEELGRGLVGPLIVEEREPTGFKYEKTLSLKNWHIDEQGNFVEFSIPREAARGGTAGRLSTINGVPLPVIELPAGQITRVRLLNLDNTLTYRINIPGVEAQIYALDGNPVEPRPLGKEYWLGPGMRICLAIKAPPAGEELSLRNGPVRLGTLRSVVNNDAPTEWPKALPANPVAEPDLANAEKLNFNFEWVGSVSVNVDNGKPPSLWQINGKAWDITDKTCADRPIASLKLGQSYIFELKNMTQYQHPIHLHGMSFKVIASNRHKIIPYFTDTYLLGKNERAQVALVADNPGVWMFHCHVIDHMETGLMAAIEVK; this is translated from the coding sequence ATGTCCTTTACCCGTCGCCAAATCCTCGGTGGCCTGGCCGGTCTTGTTGTCGTTGGTGTCGGAGCGGGAGGCGCGTCGCGTTACTGGCTGGGCAAGGTCGCCGAGGCCGAGGCCGGTCACGACTACGAACTGATCGCCGCGCCGCTGGACGTCGAGCTGGTGCCGGGGCACAAGACCGAGGCCTGGGCGTTCGGCCCGTCGGCGCCGGGCACCGAGTTGCGCGTGCGTCAGGGCGAATGGCTGCGCGTGCGCTTCATCAACCACTTGCCGGTGGCGACCACCATTCACTGGCACGGCATCCGCCTGCCGCTGGAAATGGACGGCGTGCCGTACGTCTCGCAACTGCCGGTATTGCCCGGTGAGTACTTTGATTACAAATTCCGCGTGCCGGACGCCGGTAGCTACTGGTATCACCCGCACGTCAGCAGCAGCGAAGAACTGGGGCGTGGGCTAGTCGGGCCGTTGATCGTTGAAGAGCGTGAACCGACCGGTTTCAAGTATGAAAAGACCCTGAGCCTGAAAAACTGGCACATCGACGAGCAAGGTAATTTCGTCGAATTCAGCATCCCCCGTGAAGCGGCCCGTGGCGGCACGGCCGGGCGGCTGTCGACCATCAACGGCGTGCCGTTGCCGGTGATCGAGTTGCCGGCCGGGCAGATCACCCGCGTGCGTCTGCTTAACCTCGACAACACCCTGACGTACCGCATCAACATTCCTGGCGTCGAAGCGCAGATCTATGCGCTGGACGGCAACCCGGTCGAGCCGCGGCCGCTGGGCAAGGAATACTGGCTGGGGCCGGGCATGCGCATTTGTCTGGCGATCAAGGCGCCGCCGGCCGGTGAAGAACTGTCGCTGCGTAACGGCCCGGTGCGCCTGGGCACCCTGCGCTCAGTGGTCAACAACGATGCGCCGACCGAGTGGCCGAAAGCCTTGCCCGCCAACCCGGTGGCCGAGCCGGATCTGGCGAATGCCGAGAAACTCAACTTCAATTTCGAATGGGTCGGTTCGGTGTCGGTCAACGTCGACAACGGCAAGCCGCCGAGCCTGTGGCAGATCAACGGCAAGGCCTGGGACATCACCGACAAGACTTGCGCTGACCGGCCGATCGCCAGCCTGAAGCTGGGCCAGAGCTACATTTTCGAATTGAAAAACATGACCCAGTACCAGCACCCGATCCACCTGCACGGCATGAGCTTCAAGGTGATTGCGTCGAACCGGCACAAGATCATCCCGTACTTCACCGACACTTACCTGCTGGGCAAGAACGAGCGTGCGCAAGTGGCGCTGGTAGCGGATAACCCGGGGGTGTGGATGTTCCACTGCCACGTGATCGACCACATGGAAACCGGCCTGATGGCCGCCATCGAGGTGAAGTGA
- the tadA gene encoding tRNA adenosine(34) deaminase TadA, with protein MRQIRPAAIIDRSRDRDFMREALALAAQGAALGEVPVGAVLVQDGEIIGRGFNCPISGSDPSAHAEMVAIRAAAQAVNNYRLPGSTLYVTLEPCSMCAGLIVHSRIARVVYGALEPKAGIVQSQGQFFTQGFLNHRVLYEGGVLAEECGAVLTEFFRARRASRD; from the coding sequence ATGCGCCAGATTCGCCCCGCCGCGATCATCGACCGCAGCCGTGACCGTGATTTCATGCGCGAAGCCCTGGCCCTTGCCGCCCAAGGCGCAGCCCTCGGCGAAGTGCCGGTGGGCGCGGTGCTGGTGCAGGACGGTGAGATCATCGGTCGTGGTTTCAACTGCCCGATCAGTGGCAGCGACCCGAGTGCCCATGCGGAAATGGTCGCGATCCGCGCCGCCGCTCAAGCGGTTAACAATTATCGCCTGCCGGGCAGCACGCTCTACGTGACGCTGGAGCCATGCAGCATGTGCGCCGGGTTGATCGTGCATTCTCGGATCGCGCGGGTGGTGTATGGCGCGCTGGAGCCCAAGGCGGGGATTGTGCAGAGTCAGGGACAGTTCTTTACCCAGGGCTTTTTGAATCACCGGGTGCTGTATGAAGGCGGGGTGCTGGCGGAGGAGTGTGGGGCGGTGCTGACCGAATTCTTCAGAGCCCGTCGCGCAAGTCGGGATTAA
- a CDS encoding AAA family ATPase, which yields MKLPLLDDLIDEQMQIYDAPPDKNLFVLGPPGSGKTTMAVHRTQYLRTLKRGAVLITKNRMLAALAAQLGSGSTTSTMNTFFTRDFFTRFNFRAPQPVKRFQYDWPAVMAQYEAAKVEPTLDHLIIDEGQNLPADFYAWAVRYGAKNVTVFADEDQTTDNQRASIQDIRNAPMPEPVRLKENHRNTEEIAWVAEHFHHRANTLPPGIIRRGRGGSVPRLEPISNWADAVNLIANGYRNRGGIIGVIVHKVRDAQELQSQLRASLPPDTRIDVYTHESPKGSEHQIKLMTPGITVLTSLAVIGLEFDTVYLQDLFRSTPERTTDEQRRLYMLCARARDHLTIFNGLPPLTQQQLSRLPAPNLLNR from the coding sequence ATGAAACTCCCGCTGTTAGATGATTTGATCGACGAACAGATGCAGATTTACGATGCGCCGCCGGATAAAAACCTGTTCGTCCTGGGGCCTCCGGGTTCGGGAAAAACCACGATGGCCGTTCACCGCACTCAATATTTGAGAACTTTGAAACGCGGTGCGGTGTTGATTACCAAAAACAGGATGCTCGCCGCGCTTGCTGCCCAGCTAGGTAGCGGATCGACTACCAGCACAATGAATACGTTTTTTACCAGAGACTTCTTCACTCGATTCAATTTCCGCGCCCCCCAACCGGTCAAACGATTTCAGTACGACTGGCCGGCGGTGATGGCGCAATACGAAGCTGCGAAGGTCGAGCCGACACTTGACCACCTGATCATTGACGAAGGCCAAAATCTGCCTGCTGATTTCTATGCATGGGCCGTGCGTTATGGCGCAAAGAACGTCACTGTTTTTGCCGACGAAGATCAGACTACGGACAATCAGCGAGCCTCTATTCAAGATATTCGCAATGCACCCATGCCTGAGCCGGTCCGACTGAAGGAGAACCATCGCAACACCGAAGAAATCGCCTGGGTCGCTGAGCATTTCCATCATCGCGCCAATACATTGCCACCTGGCATTATCCGTCGCGGGCGAGGTGGTTCAGTGCCGCGCCTCGAACCCATTTCCAATTGGGCAGATGCGGTAAATCTGATCGCCAATGGCTACCGCAACCGAGGTGGCATAATCGGTGTGATCGTACATAAAGTCAGGGACGCGCAAGAACTGCAATCGCAACTGCGAGCCTCCTTGCCCCCCGATACAAGGATCGATGTATATACCCACGAATCGCCCAAAGGCAGCGAGCATCAAATCAAGTTGATGACGCCCGGAATCACTGTTCTGACAAGCCTCGCAGTGATTGGCCTTGAATTCGACACCGTCTACTTGCAAGATCTCTTTCGCTCAACTCCGGAAAGAACCACCGATGAGCAAAGACGCCTGTACATGCTCTGTGCACGAGCACGGGATCACCTCACCATTTTCAACGGCCTGCCTCCTTTGACTCAGCAGCAACTATCCCGATTACCCGCTCCGAACCTTCTGAACAGATGA
- a CDS encoding SAM-dependent methyltransferase has product MSVDDRYFDGLFSANDDPWAFRERWYEQRKRAITLAALPRAHYRAIFEPGCANGELSAELAGRCDRLLCCDTASAAVTLARTRLSLFDHAQVRQSRLPGDWPEEKFDLIVFSEIGYYLNAQDLTEVIRRISESLTADGQLLACHWRPPIDGCPLNARQVHDLIHEHLPLPRVALHQEADFILEVWSREPRSVAALEGLR; this is encoded by the coding sequence ATGAGCGTCGACGATCGTTATTTCGACGGTTTGTTCAGTGCCAACGACGACCCCTGGGCCTTCCGCGAGCGCTGGTACGAACAGCGCAAACGCGCCATCACCCTCGCTGCCCTGCCCCGGGCGCACTACCGGGCGATCTTCGAACCCGGTTGCGCCAATGGCGAGCTCAGCGCCGAACTCGCCGGCCGTTGCGACCGTCTGCTGTGCTGCGACACCGCCAGCGCGGCGGTGACTCTGGCGCGTACCCGATTGAGTCTTTTTGACCACGCCCAAGTGCGCCAGAGTCGCTTGCCTGGCGACTGGCCGGAGGAAAAATTCGACCTGATTGTATTTAGCGAAATCGGCTACTACCTCAATGCCCAGGATCTGACAGAAGTGATCCGGCGCATCAGTGAATCCCTGACCGCCGACGGTCAACTGCTGGCGTGCCACTGGCGCCCGCCGATCGACGGCTGCCCGCTCAATGCCCGTCAGGTCCACGACCTGATCCACGAACACCTGCCGCTGCCGCGTGTGGCACTGCATCAGGAAGCCGACTTCATTCTCGAAGTCTGGAGCCGCGAACCGCGCTCGGTGGCCGCGCTGGAGGGCCTGCGATGA
- the lon gene encoding endopeptidase La, producing MSDQQEFPDNPDDYTEAEHIEHTSSGKGLALPGQNLPDKVYVIPIHNRPFFPAQVLPVIVNEEPWAETLDLVSKSEHHSLALFFMDTPQEDPRHFNTGALPEYGTLVKVHHASRENGKLQFVAQGLSRVRIKTWLKHHRPPYLVEVEYPHQPTEPTDEVKAYGMALINAIKELLPLNPLYSEELKNYLNRFSPNDPSPLTDFAAALTSATGSELQEVLDCVPMLKRMEKVLPMLRKEVEVARLQKEISAEVNRKIGEHQREFFLKEQLKVIQQELGLTKDDRSADLEQFEQRLEGKVLSPQAQKRIEEEMNKLSILETGSPEYAVTRNYLDWATSVPWGVYGEDKLDLKHARKVLDKHHAGLDDIKDRILEFLAVGAYKGEISGSIVLLVGPPGVGKTSVGKSIAESLGRPFYRFSLGGMRDEAEIKGHRRTYIGAQPGKLVQALKDVEVMNPVIMLDEIDKMGQSYQGDPASALLETLDPEQNVEFLDHYLDLRMDLSKVLFVCTANTLDSIPGPLLDRMEVIRLSGYITEEKVAIAKRHLWPKLLEKAGVSKASLSISDAALKALIDGYAREAGVRQLEKQLGKLVRKAVMKLIEDPKAVIKLGPKDLEASLGHPVFRNEQVLSGTGVITGLAWTSMGGATLPIEATRIHTLNRGFKLTGQLGDVMKESAEIAYSYVSSHLKSFGGDPKFFDEAFVHLHVPEGATPKDGPSAGVTMASALLSLARNQPPKKGVAMTGELTLTGHVLPIGGVREKVIAARRQKIFELILPEPNRGNFEELPDYLKEGITVHFAKKFSDVAKVLF from the coding sequence ATGAGCGACCAGCAAGAATTCCCGGACAACCCCGACGACTACACCGAAGCCGAACACATCGAACACACCTCCTCCGGCAAAGGCCTGGCCCTGCCCGGCCAGAACCTGCCGGACAAGGTCTACGTCATCCCGATCCACAACCGCCCGTTCTTCCCGGCCCAAGTGCTGCCGGTCATCGTCAATGAAGAACCCTGGGCCGAAACCCTCGATCTGGTCAGCAAATCCGAGCACCATTCCCTGGCCCTGTTCTTCATGGACACGCCCCAGGAAGACCCGCGCCACTTCAACACCGGGGCCCTCCCCGAATACGGGACGCTGGTCAAGGTCCATCACGCCAGCCGCGAAAACGGCAAACTGCAGTTCGTCGCCCAGGGCCTGAGCCGCGTGCGCATCAAGACCTGGCTCAAACACCATCGTCCGCCGTACCTGGTGGAAGTCGAATACCCGCACCAGCCCACCGAGCCGACCGACGAGGTCAAGGCCTATGGCATGGCGCTGATCAACGCGATCAAGGAACTGCTGCCGCTCAACCCGCTGTACAGCGAAGAGCTGAAGAACTACCTCAACCGCTTCAGCCCCAACGACCCGTCGCCGCTGACCGATTTCGCCGCCGCCCTGACGTCCGCCACCGGCTCCGAGCTGCAGGAAGTGCTCGACTGCGTGCCGATGCTCAAGCGCATGGAAAAAGTCCTGCCGATGCTGCGCAAGGAAGTCGAAGTCGCGCGTCTGCAAAAAGAAATCTCCGCCGAAGTTAACCGCAAGATCGGCGAGCATCAGCGCGAATTCTTCCTCAAGGAACAACTGAAGGTCATCCAGCAGGAACTCGGCCTGACCAAGGACGACCGCAGCGCCGACCTCGAACAGTTCGAGCAGCGCCTGGAAGGCAAAGTCCTCTCGCCGCAGGCGCAGAAACGCATCGAAGAGGAAATGAACAAGCTGTCGATCCTCGAAACCGGCTCGCCGGAGTACGCGGTCACCCGCAACTACCTCGACTGGGCCACCTCGGTGCCGTGGGGCGTGTACGGCGAGGACAAACTCGACCTCAAGCACGCACGCAAGGTGCTCGACAAACACCACGCCGGCCTCGATGACATCAAGGATCGCATCCTCGAATTCCTCGCGGTCGGTGCCTACAAAGGCGAAATCAGCGGCTCGATCGTGCTGCTGGTCGGCCCGCCGGGCGTGGGCAAAACCAGCGTCGGCAAGTCCATCGCCGAATCCCTCGGCCGGCCGTTCTACCGCTTCAGCCTCGGTGGCATGCGCGACGAAGCCGAGATCAAGGGCCACCGTCGCACCTACATCGGCGCGCAGCCGGGCAAACTCGTCCAGGCGCTGAAAGACGTCGAAGTGATGAACCCGGTGATCATGCTCGACGAGATCGACAAGATGGGCCAGAGCTACCAGGGCGACCCGGCCTCGGCGCTGCTGGAAACCCTCGACCCGGAACAGAACGTCGAATTCCTCGACCACTATCTGGACTTGCGCATGGACCTGTCGAAAGTCCTGTTCGTGTGCACCGCCAACACTCTGGATTCGATTCCCGGCCCGTTGCTGGACCGGATGGAAGTGATTCGCCTGTCGGGCTACATCACCGAAGAAAAAGTCGCCATCGCCAAGCGTCACCTGTGGCCGAAACTGCTGGAGAAGGCCGGCGTATCCAAAGCCAGCCTGAGCATCAGCGACGCAGCGCTCAAGGCCTTGATCGACGGTTACGCCCGTGAAGCCGGGGTGCGTCAGCTGGAAAAACAGCTGGGCAAACTGGTACGCAAAGCGGTGATGAAACTGATCGAAGACCCGAAAGCGGTGATCAAGCTCGGGCCGAAGGATCTGGAAGCCTCGCTGGGCCATCCGGTGTTCCGCAATGAACAAGTGCTGTCCGGCACCGGCGTCATTACCGGTCTGGCCTGGACCAGCATGGGCGGCGCGACCCTGCCGATCGAAGCCACGCGGATTCACACGCTCAACCGTGGGTTCAAACTCACCGGGCAACTGGGCGATGTGATGAAAGAGTCGGCCGAGATCGCCTACAGCTACGTCAGCTCGCACCTGAAGTCGTTCGGCGGCGATCCGAAATTCTTCGACGAAGCCTTCGTCCACCTGCACGTGCCGGAAGGCGCAACCCCGAAAGACGGCCCAAGCGCCGGCGTGACCATGGCCAGCGCCCTGCTCTCGCTCGCCCGCAACCAGCCGCCGAAAAAAGGTGTCGCGATGACCGGCGAACTGACGTTGACCGGGCATGTGCTGCCGATTGGCGGGGTGCGTGAGAAGGTGATCGCGGCGCGGCGGCAGAAGATCTTCGAACTGATTCTGCCCGAGCCGAACCGTGGCAACTTCGAGGAATTGCCGGATTACCTGAAGGAAGGCATCACCGTGCACTTTGCCAAAAAATTCTCGGACGTGGCGAAAGTACTGTTTTAA
- a CDS encoding glycosyltransferase: MIGILIPAHNEEDLLGQCLTAALRASKHGLLAGEPVEVLVVLDSCTDRSAQIVSDFPVLSLHIDARNVGQARAAGAQVLLERGARWISCSDADSRVADDWLVAQLGLGADAVCGTVTVEHWDQSFNESAQIRYHRHYQARDGHRHIHGANLGVSADAYRWAGGFPPLACDEDVQLVRNLELSGADIAWSHRPQVHTSARLDSRARGGFGDYLRHLVQIDQKKADQIDL; encoded by the coding sequence ATGATCGGGATTCTGATTCCTGCACACAACGAGGAAGACCTGCTCGGGCAATGCCTCACCGCTGCGTTGCGCGCCAGCAAACACGGGTTGTTGGCCGGCGAACCGGTGGAGGTGCTGGTGGTGCTCGACAGCTGCACCGACCGCTCGGCGCAGATCGTCAGCGACTTTCCGGTGCTGAGTCTGCACATCGACGCGCGCAACGTCGGTCAGGCCCGGGCCGCCGGCGCGCAGGTCCTGCTGGAGCGCGGTGCGCGCTGGATCTCCTGCTCCGACGCCGACAGCCGCGTGGCCGATGACTGGCTGGTGGCGCAGCTGGGGCTCGGTGCCGACGCGGTGTGCGGCACGGTGACCGTCGAGCACTGGGATCAGTCGTTCAATGAGTCGGCTCAGATCCGCTATCACCGCCACTATCAGGCCCGCGACGGACATCGGCACATCCACGGCGCCAACCTTGGGGTCAGCGCCGACGCCTACCGCTGGGCCGGGGGCTTCCCGCCACTGGCCTGCGATGAGGATGTGCAACTGGTGCGAAACCTGGAGCTGTCCGGCGCCGACATCGCCTGGAGCCATCGCCCGCAAGTGCACACCAGTGCTCGTCTGGACAGCCGTGCACGCGGCGGATTCGGTGATTATTTGCGCCACCTGGTACAGATCGATCAAAAAAAAGCGGATCAGATTGATCTGTGA
- a CDS encoding lysoplasmalogenase: MGWLILALMGAVTFLYGVSTHAALLCLLVKPLPVLALLGWLHDAPPSDYRRWISLGLIFSLLGDVLLAWPGDLFVFGLGAFLVAHLAYLKAYLSDCKRLALLPLVLALGVGAVLLGILISGGLGPLLVPVVVYGTAISAMLWRALARLGTDVPQRSALLAAAGAVAFVFSDSVIGIDRFVAPFHAAPYVIILSYWLGQWGIAASAFSQKPH; encoded by the coding sequence GTGGGCTGGCTGATTCTGGCGCTGATGGGCGCGGTGACGTTTCTCTACGGTGTGAGCACCCATGCGGCGCTGCTGTGCCTGTTGGTCAAACCGTTGCCCGTCCTGGCGTTGCTCGGCTGGCTGCATGATGCGCCGCCCAGCGACTATCGGCGCTGGATCAGCCTGGGCCTGATTTTTTCGCTGCTCGGGGATGTGTTGCTGGCGTGGCCGGGTGATTTGTTTGTGTTTGGCCTCGGCGCGTTTCTGGTCGCGCACCTGGCGTATCTCAAGGCCTATCTGAGTGACTGCAAACGTCTGGCGCTCTTGCCGCTGGTGCTTGCACTCGGCGTAGGTGCGGTGCTGCTGGGGATTTTGATTTCCGGTGGTCTGGGGCCTTTGCTGGTGCCCGTGGTCGTCTATGGCACCGCCATCAGCGCAATGCTCTGGCGCGCCCTCGCCCGCCTCGGCACCGATGTGCCCCAGCGTTCAGCGCTATTGGCGGCAGCGGGGGCGGTGGCGTTCGTGTTCTCTGACAGTGTGATCGGCATCGACCGCTTTGTGGCGCCGTTCCATGCTGCGCCGTACGTGATCATCCTCAGTTACTGGCTTGGGCAGTGGGGGATTGCTGCCTCCGCTTTCTCCCAGAAACCTCACTAA
- the cmoA gene encoding carboxy-S-adenosyl-L-methionine synthase CmoA yields MPAFSTDTAGTAVSKEPDRIFAKPLAQVPDFAFNEDVVRVFPDMIKRSVPGYPTIVENLGVLAAQFAQPNSVLYDLGSSLGAVTQALRRHVRTDGCRVIAVDNSAAMVERCREYLNGQDSMFQELLPVEVIEGDILALEFKPASVVALNFTLQFIAPEQRTALLSRIRQSLLPGGALILSEKLRFNDTEEHALLTDLHVAFKRANGYSELEIAQKRSAIENVMKPDSLEEHRERLLAAGFSKVVPWFQCLNFASLIALP; encoded by the coding sequence ATGCCGGCCTTTTCCACCGACACCGCCGGAACCGCCGTGAGCAAAGAACCCGATCGTATTTTCGCCAAGCCTTTGGCCCAGGTGCCTGACTTCGCCTTCAACGAAGACGTGGTGCGGGTGTTCCCGGACATGATCAAGCGCTCGGTGCCGGGTTACCCGACCATCGTCGAAAACCTCGGTGTGCTCGCCGCGCAGTTCGCACAGCCGAACAGCGTGCTCTACGACCTCGGCTCATCGCTGGGCGCGGTCACTCAAGCCCTGCGTCGCCACGTGCGTACCGACGGTTGCCGGGTGATCGCTGTGGATAACTCGGCGGCAATGGTCGAACGCTGCCGCGAGTACCTCAACGGTCAGGATTCGATGTTCCAGGAATTGCTGCCGGTCGAAGTGATCGAAGGCGACATCCTCGCGCTCGAGTTCAAACCCGCCTCGGTGGTGGCGCTGAACTTCACTCTGCAATTCATCGCCCCGGAGCAGCGCACCGCATTGCTGTCGCGCATTCGCCAATCGCTGCTGCCGGGCGGCGCGTTGATTCTGTCGGAGAAGCTGCGTTTCAACGATACCGAGGAGCACGCGCTACTCACCGATCTGCATGTCGCGTTCAAACGCGCCAACGGCTACAGCGAACTGGAAATTGCCCAGAAGCGCAGCGCCATCGAAAACGTCATGAAGCCCGACAGCCTCGAAGAACACCGCGAACGCCTGCTGGCCGCCGGGTTCTCGAAAGTCGTGCCGTGGTTCCAGTGTCTTAACTTTGCCTCGTTGATTGCCTTGCCATGA
- a CDS encoding DUF6124 family protein, with amino-acid sequence MSETTPNPPPTDAVSPYESHNSRKLHEAAERALDHYLAPAQIMATPYTPSSMFMVNPQTDTESLLANACESLASVTVMLGDFAGTLEGPSRNTALGIAQVVMLGELAVNQALDNVVPKD; translated from the coding sequence ATGTCCGAAACCACCCCCAATCCGCCGCCCACAGACGCGGTATCACCCTACGAATCCCACAACTCCAGAAAACTCCACGAAGCCGCCGAACGCGCCCTCGACCACTACCTGGCACCCGCGCAAATCATGGCGACGCCCTACACCCCCAGCAGCATGTTCATGGTCAACCCGCAAACCGACACCGAATCCCTGCTGGCCAACGCCTGCGAATCCCTGGCCTCGGTCACGGTGATGCTCGGTGATTTCGCCGGCACGCTGGAAGGGCCGAGTCGCAATACGGCGCTGGGCATTGCCCAAGTGGTGATGCTGGGCGAGTTGGCAGTGAATCAGGCGCTGGATAACGTCGTGCCCAAGGATTAG
- the cmoB gene encoding tRNA 5-methoxyuridine(34)/uridine 5-oxyacetic acid(34) synthase CmoB, which translates to MIDLSPLARRLAGTPLADWANTLQVQLDKKMEKGHGDLERWQSALDALPKIQPSEIDLLNGLKLDTDCDDETRAQMRTALMGLSPWRKGPFDLFGVHVDTEWRSDWKWSRVSPHLDLKGKRILDVGCGNGYYMWRMLGAGADSVIGVDPNWLFFCQFQAVQRYLSEPNAWHLPFPFEDLPPNLEGFDTVFSMGVFYHRRSPIEHLLALKDCLVKGGELVLETLVVEGDKHQVLVPEDRYAQMRNVWFLPSVPALELWLRRAGFTDVKCVDVSTTTVEEQRGTEWMKYQSLSDFLDPEDHSKTVEGLPAPMRAVIVARK; encoded by the coding sequence ATGATTGATCTGTCCCCCCTCGCCCGCCGCCTGGCCGGTACCCCGCTGGCCGACTGGGCCAACACCCTGCAAGTGCAACTCGACAAGAAAATGGAAAAGGGCCACGGCGATCTGGAGCGCTGGCAAAGTGCGCTGGACGCCTTGCCGAAGATCCAGCCGAGCGAAATCGATCTGCTCAATGGCTTGAAACTCGATACCGATTGCGACGACGAAACCCGCGCGCAAATGCGCACCGCGCTGATGGGCCTGTCGCCGTGGCGCAAAGGGCCGTTCGACCTGTTCGGCGTGCATGTCGACACCGAATGGCGCTCGGACTGGAAGTGGTCGCGGGTGTCTCCGCATCTGGACCTGAAGGGTAAACGCATCCTCGACGTCGGTTGCGGCAACGGCTACTACATGTGGCGCATGCTTGGTGCGGGCGCCGACAGCGTGATCGGCGTCGATCCGAACTGGCTGTTCTTCTGCCAGTTCCAGGCGGTGCAGCGTTACCTGTCCGAGCCCAACGCCTGGCATCTGCCGTTCCCGTTCGAAGACCTGCCGCCGAATCTGGAAGGTTTCGACACGGTGTTTTCCATGGGCGTGTTCTACCACCGTCGCTCACCGATCGAGCATTTGCTGGCGCTCAAGGACTGCCTGGTCAAGGGCGGCGAACTGGTGCTGGAAACCCTGGTGGTCGAAGGCGACAAACATCAGGTGCTGGTGCCGGAAGACCGCTACGCGCAGATGCGCAACGTGTGGTTCCTGCCCTCGGTGCCGGCACTGGAATTGTGGCTGCGCCGAGCAGGTTTCACCGATGTGAAGTGTGTGGACGTCAGCACCACCACGGTTGAAGAACAGCGCGGCACCGAGTGGATGAAGTACCAGTCGTTGAGCGACTTCCTTGATCCCGAGGATCACAGCAAGACCGTCGAAGGGCTGCCGGCGCCGATGCGGGCAGTGATCGTCGCCCGCAAATAA